In Mixophyes fleayi isolate aMixFle1 chromosome 11, aMixFle1.hap1, whole genome shotgun sequence, one DNA window encodes the following:
- the LOC142107202 gene encoding alpha-tectorin-like isoform X2: MDTVNANPVTEENCPPDMVYGCEPSCFSNCDNLNSTSEICNDLCRQGCHCKSDLVRASENSDFCVRPCACKVTCPKNMHFNPCLTRSEPTSSGDTTKQEFPCKPRCVCNKGYVRNEMPGDVCITQGDCPTPKDDKI, encoded by the exons ATGGATACTGTGAATGCTAATCCTGTTACCGAAG AAAACTGTCCACCTGACATGGTTTACGGCTGTGAACCATCTTGCTTCAGCAATTGTgataatttaaacagcacctctGAGATCTGCAATGACCTGTGCAGACAAGGATGTCACTGCAAAAGTGACCTAGTTCGTGCTTCTGAGAACTCAGACTTCTGTGTCCGTCCCTGTGCCTGCAAAGTTACTTGTCCTAAAAACATGCACTTTAACCCCTGTCTCACAAGGTCAGAACCGACATCTAGCGGAGACACAACGAAACAAGAATTCCCATGCAAACCACGCTGTGTGTGCAATAAAGGTTATGTTAGAAATGAGATGCCTGGTGATGTGTGCATTACACAAGGAGATTGCCCAACTCCAAAAGATGACAAAATATAA
- the LOC142107202 gene encoding alpha-tectorin-like isoform X1, translating into MASLSNRSFMQLLLLATSLIYIMHTASAGPVTKRSCPPDMEHGCVRTCFSNCDNLNSTSEVCTLACMPGCDCKGNLVRASKTSSVCVPPSTCNVSCPENMHFEPCLSNPEETCSYKTMEEIPCSPRCVCNEGYVSNGNMSDRKCIKRSDCPMPKY; encoded by the exons CTACTTCCCTAATCTATATCATGCATACTGCAAGTGCTGGTCCTGTTACCAAAA GAAGCTGTCCACCTGACATGGAACACGGCTGTGTACGCACATGCTTTAGCAATTGTgataatttaaacagcacctcaGAGGTCTGCACTCTTGCATGCATGCCTGGATGTGACTGCAAAGGTAACTTAGTTCGTGCTTCTAAGACCTCAAGTGTCTGTGTCCCACCCTCTACCTGCAACGTTTCTTGCCCTGAAAACATGCACTTTGAGCCATGTCTAAGCAATCCAGAAGAGACATGTAGCTATAAGACAATGGAAGAAATCCCATGCTCACCGCGCTGTGTGTGCAATGAAGGTTATGTTAGTAATGGGAACATGTCTGATCGCAAGTGTATTAAACGGAGTGATTGCCCAAtgccaaaatattaa